Sequence from the Megalops cyprinoides isolate fMegCyp1 chromosome 4, fMegCyp1.pri, whole genome shotgun sequence genome:
TTACGCCGCCTCCTTATGTAAACAATCATTTCAtaacattcatttcaatattaaagGCCGCTGCATTAACAAGCATTTCTCAAGACAGTTTagtatttctattttaaaaaaaaaaaaaacatgcacagctAGCCACCTAGCCATACAACAACTCACCAAGCACGGAACCGGAAGTGCATGTGGGCTGCTGCTTTTCAGATTGGTTCAAACCGGGTTTACAGGGCGGACGCTCCCGATTTACTCGCTGCCACGGCGGTCAACGAAATTAGCAAGCGTCTGCTAACCATGTTTTGGAGCTCCacctcacagaaaaacaaattttatagCTGTATAATTTACTGCCACAGTTGTAGCAAGTTTAATACGTTTACCCATGGAAACTGGGTTTAACTCCTCCGAGGAGGTGAATGGATTAATTAACTCAGATTAGGCTCTGTCAAGGCTGCATGATTTCTGTTGATTTTTGagaataaattaatgttttccCTATTCCCTCTGTGTATTTGCACTGCATTGACCAGCGCCATGACACAGTAGTTGTTTCTTTTACCTTTCTAATGCCAAGTTTACCATTGTGCtcctgtaactgatgtaaatcaccctggataagagcatctgctaaatgcaaataatgtaaatgtaatgtgttccaTACTTAGTTTCTGTGATGGGCTCAAAGCCCTGCAGTTACATTCACACCATGGTGAGAATGCCACAAACACGCCCACTTTAAAGGACTGCAAAGCAAAACCGTTGAACTTCTTCCCAAACCATTCTTACAGCTGGGTTTACACCTGAGACAAAACCACATCCTTTGTTTTACTTTGGTCATTTTATTCCAGATATATCTTGTTTTGTACAGTAACAAATGGTTTTATATTATATGAACCACTTCAAAAATAACGTTTATCCATCATGCAGTTCTGCCTTGGGATAAATGTGACAGACTGGAATGAGCTGAGAGGTTATAGTCATATGTGCCCTCCAAGTGCATGAccaaaaaaactgcatcacagGATCCATTATTTCAAGTACAAGTTCCACACGGTTTGATTTTGCTGACGCACCACCACAGAACCCCTCCATCTCTCATTGAGGCAGAAGCTGTCCCTAAGTGCAGATCCAGAGACCAGATTCCCCAACCACCATCCTATCTTACTAGGCTTACTTACTTATCTTACTAATTATCCTAATAATTACTAAAGCTAAACTAAACAACTGTTACTAAGACAAAGAGCAAAACTGGTCTGTGATTAGCATTTACAGACAACCTCTGCCTGGAGGATTTCTGTGAGGTGGCCTGCGGAGCATCACTGTGGTCCAGCCCGGGGTTTGAGCGTGGGATCAGGCCCAGGTTTCGCTCTGGAAACGGCCTGACCGCTCCATGGTGGCGAATGTGTCCTCTGCCTGGGCGGCAGACATGCCCCCCTCACTCTGGAACACCCCCTTCAGAGCGTCACACACGGCTGCTGGCATCTGCTTGGCATTGCTGAGGAGGGGAGGCAGatcaaagggagagaggaaggagggagtgggagggagagggagagaaacggggagggagggaaggagggaaaaggggagagagaacgagggagTGGGAAAATTTGGGAGATCAGACTAGCTGTTACTAGACACTGTTCTTGAGGGTTGCAATTCCTCCTGTTTTGAAGAAGCAGTAACCAGTTTAAGACTGAGAGTTATAAGAGGTAACTGATTCAGATTTGGAGTCATTCAGTTCTGAGGCAGGACAAAGCACATAAAATTTGACACAGAGATGCGTTTGCAGATTTACTCGTTACTGTTTAAAGAAGGTGCTCTTAGACTGAGGGGGACTCAGATACAATGCTATACAATGTCCTGTTAGCACCCTATGTCAATGACAGCGGACTCACCCAGCAATGTAGAAATGTCCATTCTTATTGCCGATGAGTTCCCACAGCAGCGCGGCCTGCTCCTTCACGAGATGCTGCACATAGATCTTGTCCTCCTGCAAGCACAGGCACAGGACTcaattacccacaatgcacagcGATGGCCTGCAGTATTTCCTAGCATGTGGTGTCAGTTTGAGTCTGGTGGTCAGACTGTTGTAGTGTGTTATAAGCAAgggaatgttttgtgtgtgtgtgtgtgtgtgtgtgtgtgtgtgtgtgtgtgtgtgtgtgtgtgtatggggtggggTTTGTTTGTTCAAACATGgactctgtgtgggtgtgtgcactAGCTGACCTGGTCCCGGGAAAATGCGGTGAAGAGAGTTAGTTGCCCCGCCCGCTCCATCTCTTCCCACTCCAGACGGCAGTAGAAGTCCTTGGACTCAGAACGGCATCCAAAAAATAGCACATTGCCTAAAGGAGAGTGGTAAATAATGCCTGAGAATTGGAAATCTAATTTCAACAAACTAAATGTATCAGGCTGACACGCAATAGTCAATGAAtagcagctgctgctcctgtgtATTATAATGGTTATTTAAAAGAGCTACTACAAATGGAACAAATTGTTTATTAACACTTACTCATTTTACTGTTGGGGACACAATGATGTCCTGGAGGAAATGCCTCCAGCCACATACTGCCAGCTACTAAAATTCTTTCATATAACGCAAAGACACCTCACCGTTCCTGCCCTGGGCGATCCTCTCCTGTACTGCAGATCTGAAGGGGGCCACCCCTGTTCCAGGCCCTACCATTATAACAGCTGATTCAGGGTCACTGGGGAACTTTAGGCCTCCCTTCTTAACCCACAATGGGACACAGACCTCCCCTGCAAAGTGGTACATTCCAATATTTCAGAGACAGGGAAACTGGAGTCATAATACAGAAAATGAGCATACTGTGCTGGAAAGACAGTGACAAAGAGCCAATGGTATGGTGATCTCCATCATCTTGGTCTACTCTTATGATTTGAATGACTTGGTAAAAGCCTACACTATTGACATACATGGAAAGGTTTTGATTTCAAAAACAGCTAAATTAACTTTTTTAGTGCAATCAATATGTCCATGGTGATGTCATAAAAGGCTGCATTCACACAAGCCAATCACAGTAAACAGGAAACTGGGTATTCCGGAGCTCCATTCTTGCTAGTTTACCCTGTGTGGGGTCCAGTGAGGCCAACCAAGATGAACAGAGGCCCTTGCGAGGTTTGTGCAGTCTGGTTTTGTACTTCACCACGGCTACGAGGATCTGGATCCTGTTGGGGTGCGCCTGGAGGACAGCACACAGATTGCACGGTTcatagtgggggggggggcttgggtTGGGGAATTCATAAGCTGGCGTCTTCATGAGACTTATGCTTTTCTTATGGAAGGGCCAGGCCCCACGTTCACAATTCCACTGCCCTGAAGACACAAGTCCTCACATCTCTTTCCACTCAGTTCAATCTGTCACTGTGGTTGCAGAGTGTTTGCCTggggctagctagctacgtgCGTTTCAATCACTATACCAGCAGCGAGGAGGCGATGGAGAAGGAGCGTGGCTGGATTTCAGGGAACAGATCCAGCAGGTAGTCCGCGGTGAGGTCAGCCGTGGTGTGTGGGAAATCGGTCAGGACCTGCAGATAGAAAAGCACACCAAGACAGCTGTGTCCATGGCACATCAAGAAAAACTTCTCAGGCTGTTGATCTTTGATTTAATATGGACAAAACCATAATGAGCTACATTGTTCCAGctaatattatatttttcatgtttattctcTTCTGATGCAGGTGTTGTGATATGACTTGCTGTAAAGACCCTGTTTTTCCAGTAGGTGGATGCACCAGCTTTTCAGTCAACTGCAGTCATTACAccactattgtcatttagcagatgcccttattcagaacaacttacataggttacaattttatccatttaaacaggcatttgtatttttgcattaaTAAGTCAGAATACAGTTTCTAAAttcagaaatattaaaatgttccaGCCTGAATGCTATATtcagctgctgattggctctcCCGatcccccttcctctctgtctgcagtacGCCAGctctaatttcatttcaaacctTACTGAAACAGCATCTCAGCCCAATCTCAGCCCGACTGCTGTTGGCTGAGATTAATCAGACGCGTGTAGTCCTCTGTGCAGAAGCTTGTTTACTATGTCCTATTGATCTCCCCATCGGCGTTAATTCCTCCCGTCGCGGTTATTGACATCCCGCCACCCTCCCCCCGCCCTCACCTCCAGCGCGGTACGCCGCTGTCGGTTGCAGTAGCTGTACAGTTCCTCCTGGCCTGCCGCCGAGCTGAACTCCAGCAGTTTCTCCCGCTCCAGCTCGTTCGTGGCGAAGCCCGCCAGCAGCTCGAAGAACGAGCGCCGCGGCACACTGGCGATGTCAAGGAAGCTCTCTAGGAGGCGTCTGACGGTGCAGGGCTGGGGCAAACGTGCAGGCA
This genomic interval carries:
- the ndor1 gene encoding NADPH-dependent diflavin oxidoreductase 1, which translates into the protein MSVPSLLVLYGSQTGTAQDTAERIGRQAKRRWFKVRVEALDSYNVANLISESLVVFVCSTTGQGDPPDNMKNFWRFLFRKSLPAGSLCRLDCAVLGLGDSSYPKFNFVAKKLHKRLLQLGASALLPVGLADDQHDLGPDGVIDPWLRAFWERALALYPPPAGLTPLGEDELLPPRYVFHFLDDVTENPPTLSEASDTDRPRPASQAHPFLARMVSNQRVTHASHFQDVRLIEFDITGSNIEFSAGDVVMMRPRNSSEDVEQLCQLLRLDPERQFTLSPAEGETVPARLPQPCTVRRLLESFLDIASVPRRSFFELLAGFATNELEREKLLEFSSAAGQEELYSYCNRQRRTALEVLTDFPHTTADLTADYLLDLFPEIQPRSFSIASSLLAHPNRIQILVAVVKYKTRLHKPRKGLCSSWLASLDPTQGEVCVPLWVKKGGLKFPSDPESAVIMVGPGTGVAPFRSAVQERIAQGRNGNVLFFGCRSESKDFYCRLEWEEMERAGQLTLFTAFSRDQEDKIYVQHLVKEQAALLWELIGNKNGHFYIAGNAKQMPAAVCDALKGVFQSEGGMSAAQAEDTFATMERSGRFQSETWA